From the Chloroflexota bacterium genome, the window CTCGGTCAGGCGCGGGGGTCGCGTCCGCACGATGGACGGCCCCGATTTCAAAGCGACGGACCGATACGGTCCCGGTCGCCAGCCCCACGGCGAGGGCGCCCACGAAGAGGCCTCCCGCCAGGGTCGCCCCCTCCGCGCCCACGACGGATGCCAGCGTCCCCGCCTCGAATTGTCCAAGCTGCGGGCCGGTGTTGGTGAACATGCTGTTCACGCTGGTGACACGCCCGCGCAGCTCGTCCGGTGTGATGAGCTGGTTGATGGTCCCCCGGAGTACGTTGCTCAACGAGTTGGACGCCCCTGCCCCGGCGAGCATGAGGAACGAGAGCCAGAACGTGTGCGAAATGGCGAAGAGCGCCATGAAAACGCCGTAGACGGCGACGCTGGCAAGGACGCACATCCCCGCCCGGCGCACCTGCGGCCGAACACTGATAAACGCCGCCATCCCGAGCGCACCGAACGAGGTCGCCGTGTAGAGGAGCCCGAGCCCTTGCGGACCGACTTCCAGGATGTCGCGCGCGTAAATGGGCAGGAGCGCCCGGGAGTTGCCGAAGAAGTTCTGCCCGAAATCGAGCGCCATGAGCGAGAGGATCACGGGGTGAGCCCACACAAAGGCGAGACCCTGGCGCAACGACTGGAGCGATACCGCGCGCCGTCCCGCAGCGATCTGGGCCGTCGGCCGCATGATGAGGAGCGCAGCCAGCATGGCGAGCCACGAGCTTGCATCGACCGCGTAACACAGGACCGGGCCGGCGGCTGCCAGGACCAGGCCGGCGAGCGACGGACCGACGATGGTCGCCACCTGGCGCTGGGAGCTGTTCAGCGCCAGGGCATTCGTCAGCTCGTGACGGGGCACGAGATTCGGGACCATCGCCTGCCGAGCCGGGTTCTCGAATGATCCGAACAGCGCGAGCAGCACGCTTGCCCCGTACAGCACGGGGGGCGAGATCACGCCGGCAAAGGTGCAGAGGACGAGGCTGGCGGAAACGCACATCTGACCGATTTGGGTCAGCATCATCAGCTTGCGGCGGTTGATGGCGTCGGCCAGCAGTCCGCCGAAGAGCAGCAGCACCAGCGTCGGTCCACCTCGGGCGAGACCGATAAGCCCGAGCTGAAGGGGCGAGTTCGTAATCTCGTAGATCTGCCAGGCGATGGCGACCGAGGTGAACTGACTTCCGATACTCGAGATGACGGATCCGGTCCAGTACGTGCGAAAGTCCCGGTGGCGCAAAGCGGCAACCGGTGTGCGACCCGGTGGCGCATCACCCGGAGACGCCGGGGCCGGATTCCGCGATTCGATGCTCACCGCCCGCGCGCTCCGGCTACGCACATGGCGCGGACGGCCAAGGATCCGTGGTCGGGGAGCCGAAGTGCGGGAGCGCGGCTACAGCCCATACTGGCTGGCGCACTCGATGCGGCGGCGTTCGGTCCTGCTTCAGCACGACCCGCGAGTTGCGATGGAATGGGTCGAGCGGCGTCGGCGGGGGTCACGAATGTCGTCCTTGGTCTGCGCGCGCCGCTCAGCTTCGTGCATGCCGCAAGCATAGTTCAGCGGCGACGGACCGGTCAATGGCTTCTTGTGCGGGGACGCAGGGCGCGCTCCGGAGTTTCCGAGTGCGCACTGCGCCGCTGTCGAGGGATGAGATAGACTTGGAAGCGAGCATGAGTGGGCGCGGCGCGGCGCCTTGAGATTTCTGTGCGGAGGCAGCGATCGGTGCGAGAGCGAGCGCGGGAGGTTCAAACTCACTACGACATCCAGATGGAGCGGCGCGCGGCCGACGTCGACGATTGGGAGCGAAATCGCAAGGTCATGGCGTACGCAAGGAATCTGCGCATGTCGTACTCCCCGCTGCGCAATGCCTCGTACGGCACCCTCATCGGGCCGGGCGGCCAGTGCCCGTCCCGCGTGATCGATACGCGAATGATCGAGATCGAGCCGGGCGCTCGCACGAGCACCCATCGGCACACGCACAGCGCCGAGTTGTTCTGTCTCGAAGGCGAAGGGTACACGGTCGTGAATGATCGGCGCGCAACGTGGGGTAAGTGGGACGCGGTGTACATTCCAACCAACACCTGGCACTACACGGTCAACACTGGGAACACGCCGGCGCGCTTCGTCAGCATCAGCGACGCCCCGCTCTTCGATCTGTTCCACCTTGACAGCATGGATGACATCGGCCAGGCCGAGCCCCGCGGTCCCTTCTTCCCGGACACCGAGCTGCAGCGGATTGCGCGAGCCGTAGAGGGAAAATCGGGGGAATACGAAGCCGCCATCCTCGCCGCCGCCGAGAACGAGCGCCGTTTGGCTACGGGGACGCTCGTGACTCACTTCAAGGAGCAGACGCTGCTTCTCAACAAGAAGGGGACGAGGAGCACGTTTCTCGTCGACATCAGCCAGGGTTTCCATGGCACCGGGCTGAGCATGGTGATGTTCCAGATAGCGCCAGGTGGCTGGCAATCGAAGCACCGCCACGGGGGTGAGGCGGTGCTGTTTTGCGTCGACGGCAAGGGCTACAGCGTCATCGACGGCGAGCGCCACGAGTGGGCCGCGGGCGATGCCACCCTGGTATCGAAATGGTCGTGGCACCAGCACTTCAACGCCGATCCAGACAACATTGCGGTGATCATCCGGATGCACATGTGGGAGAGCCAGTACAAGCTGATGAGCTTCTGTCTGTATCCGCTTCCCATGTACGAGGAGCCGGCGCGCCTCGATGGCAGCGATCCATCGCTCTGGGAACGACATTCGGTGGAAGCCTGAGGGGGGACGGACGGACAATGCGAGACTCGGACGTCAATCTCTATCGGCCTTCCA encodes:
- a CDS encoding MFS transporter, coding for MSIESRNPAPASPGDAPPGRTPVAALRHRDFRTYWTGSVISSIGSQFTSVAIAWQIYEITNSPLQLGLIGLARGGPTLVLLLFGGLLADAINRRKLMMLTQIGQMCVSASLVLCTFAGVISPPVLYGASVLLALFGSFENPARQAMVPNLVPRHELTNALALNSSQRQVATIVGPSLAGLVLAAAGPVLCYAVDASSWLAMLAALLIMRPTAQIAAGRRAVSLQSLRQGLAFVWAHPVILSLMALDFGQNFFGNSRALLPIYARDILEVGPQGLGLLYTATSFGALGMAAFISVRPQVRRAGMCVLASVAVYGVFMALFAISHTFWLSFLMLAGAGASNSLSNVLRGTINQLITPDELRGRVTSVNSMFTNTGPQLGQFEAGTLASVVGAEGATLAGGLFVGALAVGLATGTVSVRRFEIGAVHRADATPAPDRAVRVERTGSGVR
- a CDS encoding cupin domain-containing protein encodes the protein MRERAREVQTHYDIQMERRAADVDDWERNRKVMAYARNLRMSYSPLRNASYGTLIGPGGQCPSRVIDTRMIEIEPGARTSTHRHTHSAELFCLEGEGYTVVNDRRATWGKWDAVYIPTNTWHYTVNTGNTPARFVSISDAPLFDLFHLDSMDDIGQAEPRGPFFPDTELQRIARAVEGKSGEYEAAILAAAENERRLATGTLVTHFKEQTLLLNKKGTRSTFLVDISQGFHGTGLSMVMFQIAPGGWQSKHRHGGEAVLFCVDGKGYSVIDGERHEWAAGDATLVSKWSWHQHFNADPDNIAVIIRMHMWESQYKLMSFCLYPLPMYEEPARLDGSDPSLWERHSVEA